aaaaaaatcctttaaaatttgattttatctCATTTTAtaccaaataattttttttcagtgAACGTATTTTTTAGGGGGgcgaatttttaagtagCGCCGAAATGACAATAATGAGAGGAATATGATAATTAGAGAACAGAGGCCAAGCGTCAAAGAGATTCATTTGGGTGGGAGGATCAATGAACATGAGCTAGAGATTTTAGTGGATTGTGGTGCAACCAGAAACTACATTAATAGTGAGTGGGTAGAGCGCTTCGATTTAATCCTTAAAGAAGACGTGGCAATAGTTACAGAATTTGGTAATAATAATACGGAAACGAGCAACAAAACAATAAGCACGAGTATATTTATGCCATTGCTTGATAAAGACAGGTGGATAACATTTTACGAATTAGAAAAGagcaaaaattattttaatattgggattgaaattttaatgaatAATGATGTGCGCTTAGACTTTGGAAAGGACACAATAAGCATGGAAGGTAAAGATTATAGCTTTCTGCACGAGGAACATCAGTTAGATTTAGATGACTTGCTTTGCAGAAACATCAATTTCAAGTGTAGCGAGAAAAAAGACATAGATAAAATGATAAGTCTATACAAAGagaataattataaatatgcttaaataaaattacagCGTCCGATCAGACTTAAACTTTTAatagattaaaaatattatgttaGTAAAAAGTACCCTGTATCCGAGGTTTACAAAACTAGATTAAAGCTGGAACTAAAATGTTTAGAAGATGAAAGGATCATTGAACGGTGCGATTCGAGTTTTTCAAGACTTGTGTTTATCTtggaaaaaagaaatcaGGAAATTAGACTTGTAGTAGACTttcgaaaaataaataattatctaATTGACGAAATCAtacaaatacaaaaatacaGGATAGCATAAGATTATTTGGAGAAAAGACATGTAATAGTCAGATAGATTTCAAGAACGAATTCAATCAACTTAAATTAGAACATGAAAGTAGAAAACTCTTAGGATTCAGCATTTTAGGATGGCACCACCAATACTTGAGAGTACCGTTTAGGTTGAAATCAGGAACCAAGATTTTCCA
The DNA window shown above is from Vairimorpha necatrix chromosome 7, complete sequence and carries:
- a CDS encoding protein DDI1-like — its product is MIIREQRPSVKEIHLGGRINEHELEILVDCGATRNYINSEWVERFDLILKEDVAIVTEFGNNNTETSNKTISTSIFMPLLDKDRWITFYELEKSKNYFNIGIEILMNNDVRLDFGKDTISMEGKDYSFLHEEHQLDLDDLLCRNINFKCSEKKDIDKMISLYKENNYKYA